In Camelus ferus isolate YT-003-E chromosome 10, BCGSAC_Cfer_1.0, whole genome shotgun sequence, the following proteins share a genomic window:
- the LOC106728778 gene encoding olfactory receptor 476-like — translation MWDLGSRLPLRDGCDFSVAVAVKGYLSDENVNFLVSPPVPHCHENSSRMALGQNHTTVTKFILLGLTDQADQKQLLFAVFLLIYAVTMVGNLGLIDVIRASSTLHTPMYFLLSALSFLDICNSSVFTPRLLVSFLSADQSISFVGCVVQMALMALHGTGECLLLAIMAYDRFVAICHPLLYHTIMSKRLCVRLVVVTYAVGVFISTLQTGNAFILPYCGPNIIDHYFCDIPPVLQLACSDTTVANVILLFFSALITVPTILVILVSYAYILVTICRMRSLEAQRKAFSTCASHLTALSLFYGSVFLVYVQPNPETASAYNKILSVFYTIVIPMLNPLVYSLRNKDVKAAVQVRALNLSRKGIC, via the coding sequence ATGTGGGATTTGGGGAGCCGTCTGCCACTCAGAGATGGatgtgacttttcagttgcagtGGCCGTTAAAGGCTACCTCTCTGATGAGAATGTTAACTTTCTTGTTTCTCCTCCTGTTCCTCATTGTCATGAAAACAGCAGCAGAATGGCCTTGGGACAGAATCACACCACAGTGACGAAGTTCATCCTGCTGGGCCTCACAGACCAGGCAGACCAAAAACAACTCCTCTTTGCCGTCTTCCTGCTGATCTATGCGGTGACTATGGTGGGGAACCTGGGCCTGATAGATGTGATCCGCGCCAGCtccaccctccacacccccatgtacttcctCCTGAGCGCGCTCTCCTTCCTTGACATCTGCAATTCCTCTGTGTTCACCCCCAGGCTGCTGGTCAGCTTCCTCTCCGCCGACCAGTCCATCTCCTTCGTGGGCTGTGTGGTCCAGATGGCCCTCATGGCCCTCCACGGCACAGGGGAGTGTCTGCTCCTGGCCATCATGGCCTATGACCGATTCGTGGCCATCTGCCACCCTCTTCTCTACCACACCATCATGTCCAAGCGCTTGTGTGTCCGGCTGGTGGTGGTTACCTATGCTGTGGGGGTGTTCATTTCAACACTGCAGACGGGGAACGCCTTCATCTTGCCCTACTGTGGCCCCAACATCATTGATCACTACTTCTGTGACATCCCCCCCGTGCTCCAGCTGGCCTGCTCAGACACCACTGTGGCCAATGTCATCTTGCTCTTCTTTTCTGCCCTGATCACTGTCCCCACAATCTTAGTCATCTTGGTCTCTTATGCCTACATCCTGGTCACAATCTGCAGGATGAGGTCCCTGGAGGCCCAGCGTaaggccttctccacctgtgccTCCCACCTGACAGCCCTCTCCCTTTTCTATGGGTCCGTGTTCCTTGTATATGTCCAACCCAACCCTGAAACTGCTTCAGCCTATAACAAGATCCTCTCTGTGTTCTACACCATCGTGATTCCCATGCTGAACCCGCTGGTCTACAGCCTGAGGAATAAAGATGTTAAAGCCGCTGTGCAAGTTAGGGCTCTCAACCTAAGCAGGAAAGGGATTTGTTAG